In one Magallana gigas chromosome 7, xbMagGiga1.1, whole genome shotgun sequence genomic region, the following are encoded:
- the LOC105347352 gene encoding ketimine reductase mu-crystallin: MDIKFIPAEDVKRVLHFSELIPQMESALKKFSSKNVEQPVRSIVSVKEANGFLGVMPAYSSTDQALAVKLVTFYPQNTDVPTHNAIIAVFNSHNGIPEVIMDGEVITTMRTAAVSAVATKYLAAGDASTLAVLGSGVQARSHIQALSSIKSFKKINIWSRTKKNAEKLAGEVGGTAYDSVQEAVKDADVIVTVTSSSTPVLMKDWVKPGTHVNAVGACRPDWQEIDPDLMRSSVLYVDSREAAMKESGDVILSKADIFAELGEMVLGVKEAEVQKTTVFKSLGLAIEDVMSAKLVQQLMKMN; this comes from the exons ATGGACATCAAATTTATACCAGCTGAAGATGTCAAGCGGGTATTGCACTTCAGTGAACTTATACCACAAATGGAGTCTGCactaaaaaagttttcaagcaaaaatGTTGAACAACCTGTCAGATCCATTGTTAGTGTGAAGGAAGCGAATGG GTTTCTGGGAGTGATGCCGGCCTACAGTTCGACAGACCAGGCACTGGCTGTGAAGCTGGTCACATTCTACCCACAAAACACTGATGTTCCCACTCACAATGCCATCATTGCTGTGTTCAATTCCCACAATGGCATTCCAGAAGTA ATAATGGATGGGGAAGTGATCACAACAATGAGAACAGCAGCTGTATCAGCTGTAGCAACCAAg TATCTTGCTGCTGGAGATGCCTCGACTCTTGCTGTTCTAGGATCTGGAGTCCAAGCCCGCTCACATATTCAGGCTCTGTCCTCCATTAAgtcctttaaaaaa ATAAACATTTGGAGTAGAACAAAGAAAAATGCCGAAAAATTAGCTGGGGAGGTGGGAGGAACAGCCTATGATAGTGTACAAGAAGCTGTGAAAGATGCTGATGTCATTGTCACAGTGACATCATCATCAACACCTGTACTGATGAAGGACTGGGTAAAACCAGGGACACATGTCAATG CTGTTGGTGCATGTCGTCCAGATTGGCAAGAGATTGACCCAGATTTAATGAGGTCAAGTGTCCTGTATGTTGACAGTCGAGAGGCAGCCATGAAAGAGAgtggggatgtaattttatCCAAG GCTGACATTTTTGCTGAGCTTGGTGAGATGGTGCTTGGAGTGAAAGAAGCAGAAGTCCAGAAAACCACAGTGTTTAAATCATTGG GGCTGGCCATTGAAGATGTCATGTCTGCCAAACTGGTTCAACAACTGATGAAGATGAACTGA